The sequence AGCGACGCGGCCAGCTCACGCTTCGAGCGGCCTGCGTACCAGTGGACGTAGATCTCGGTGACATCGACCACGACGAACGTTCTCCTCGCCATCCGGGCTGCCCATCGGCCTTGCGAACCACAGGCCGAGAGCCGCCCCGAGCACCTCCGCGATGCCCCGGTCCCTCGATCCCGAACTCCGCCGTACCCATGGCCAATTAGGAGAATTCGGTATGGGGAATAACGAAGTGCTCAAACCACCCAACATGGGGAAAATCGCGATCGTCGACACGAGAAATCCCCCGCCGCTGCCTCGACGCCCTCATGACCATGGCCGGGCAGTGGAAGAGCCGCCCTGACATCCCCGCCGCAACCAGCGCCGTCCGCGCTGCACGTGACGCGGACCTCATCCCGGAGCGGTGACCGTGAGTTCCTTCTGGTTCCTCATGTCGGGCACGGTCAACCGGGTGGATTGACACCCCAGATGCCTACGTGTGTGCATGGGGTCTGATGCAGGTTTGGGTGACAGGTCAACCTGTCACCCAAACCTGCATCAGACCCCATCACCTTCGCCCCTGTCGAGCACACGACGGAGCGGCTGCCCCTGCTGAGCCTGGACGAGGCGCACGACCTGCTACGCCTACTGCTGGCAGTGGCGCTCGACGAGGGAGCGCAGTCAGA comes from Streptomyces aurantiacus and encodes:
- a CDS encoding DUF6417 family protein, whose amino-acid sequence is MTFAPVEHTTERLPLLSLDEAHDLLRLLLAVALDEGAQSEEANRLAREIAARIPSETR